A genomic region of Salinibacter pepae contains the following coding sequences:
- a CDS encoding acyltransferase, with protein sequence MAPVRRLVAALLRWDLHRAFRRVQWVGPEPAALPDGPVIAYANHHHFYDGHLAWLLFRQHLDRPPTLWMAEWDRFPFFAAVGAQPFPPDDPARRAATVRRTARRFRARPRTVLVYYPAGTLHRPEDGIQAVSADAVARLARLYPTATWWPYAVHVTWRNEATPTALLTGGSPHEADGQEHARLQRLWHRLQTPQDRPTTTLLHGHRSMEEWWDFSFASSFFERYL encoded by the coding sequence GTGGCTCCTGTTCGTCGGCTCGTAGCGGCCCTCCTGCGGTGGGACCTTCACCGAGCGTTCCGGCGCGTGCAGTGGGTCGGCCCCGAGCCGGCCGCCCTGCCCGACGGCCCCGTCATCGCGTACGCCAACCACCATCACTTCTACGACGGGCACCTCGCATGGCTGCTGTTCCGACAGCACCTGGACCGTCCCCCGACGCTCTGGATGGCCGAATGGGATCGATTTCCCTTCTTCGCCGCCGTCGGCGCGCAGCCGTTCCCGCCCGACGACCCCGCACGCCGTGCCGCGACGGTCCGCCGCACCGCCCGCCGGTTTCGGGCCCGCCCCCGTACCGTTCTTGTGTACTATCCGGCGGGCACGCTCCATCGGCCCGAGGACGGAATTCAGGCGGTTAGCGCCGACGCGGTGGCCCGCCTGGCCCGGCTCTACCCCACGGCCACGTGGTGGCCCTACGCCGTGCACGTGACCTGGCGGAACGAAGCGACCCCGACAGCCCTTCTCACCGGCGGCTCCCCCCACGAGGCCGACGGGCAGGAGCACGCCCGGCTTCAGCGGCTCTGGCACCGCCTCCAGACGCCGCAGGACCGCCCCACGACGACGCTCCTGCACGGGCACCGAAGCATGGAGGAGTGGTGGGACTTCTCATTTGCGTCCTCCTTCTTCGAGCGCTACCTGTAG
- a CDS encoding pyridoxamine 5'-phosphate oxidase family protein: MSIPRYTDLATVHDHVWDALETAAEDPGHPYRQLTFGTVHEETPDLRTVVLRTADAGARALQFHSDRRSRKVAALRENDRIAWHAWDTESLEQIRLYGTATVHVDDDVAAALWESQSPGSLSVYPRPTAPGTPIDEPDDKLDPAVKSDPITDDDVAGGRQYFAALRTVIDRVEWLHLHPDGHYRARFEYASNEVEATWVVP, from the coding sequence ATGTCCATCCCCCGATACACCGACCTCGCCACCGTTCACGACCACGTCTGGGACGCCCTCGAGACCGCCGCCGAGGACCCGGGGCACCCGTACCGCCAGCTTACGTTCGGCACGGTCCACGAAGAGACGCCGGACCTCCGCACGGTAGTGCTCCGCACGGCGGACGCCGGTGCGCGTGCGCTCCAGTTCCATTCGGACCGCCGGTCGCGAAAGGTGGCGGCCCTCCGCGAGAACGACCGCATCGCGTGGCACGCGTGGGACACGGAGTCCCTGGAGCAGATTCGCCTCTACGGGACGGCCACCGTTCACGTGGACGACGACGTGGCGGCGGCCCTGTGGGAGTCGCAGTCTCCCGGATCCCTGTCGGTGTATCCGCGCCCCACGGCGCCCGGCACGCCCATCGACGAGCCGGACGACAAGCTCGACCCGGCGGTAAAGAGCGACCCGATCACCGACGACGATGTGGCGGGCGGCCGGCAGTACTTTGCCGCCCTCCGAACGGTGATTGATCGCGTGGAGTGGCTGCACCTCCATCCGGACGGTCACTACCGCGCCCGATTCGAGTACGCGTCGAACGAGGTGGAGGCGACCTGGGTCGTGCCCTAA
- a CDS encoding fumarylacetoacetate hydrolase family protein, which yields MKISLPDRSPPASVGKLLCIGRNYADHAAEMDRAVPDEPMVFLKPASALVRSGGAVRLPPQSQDVHHEIELVAVVGTEGKNIPRSAALDHVAGYAVGLDMTARDLQAEAKERRHPWSVAKGFDTFAPLGPIQPAEAVDDVQDLTLRLTVNDETRQEASTRHQIFPVRELVHYCSRIFTLSPGDLLYTGTPSGVGPVQDGDRLHASATGLDPLSVSVGRSG from the coding sequence ATGAAGATCTCCCTGCCCGACCGTTCCCCGCCGGCATCCGTCGGCAAGCTTCTCTGCATCGGCCGCAACTACGCCGACCACGCCGCCGAGATGGACCGGGCCGTTCCCGACGAGCCGATGGTGTTTCTGAAGCCGGCGTCGGCCCTCGTCCGGTCGGGGGGTGCAGTGCGGTTGCCCCCGCAGTCCCAAGACGTCCACCACGAGATCGAATTGGTGGCAGTTGTTGGGACGGAGGGCAAAAACATCCCCCGGTCGGCGGCGCTCGACCACGTCGCCGGTTACGCCGTGGGGCTCGACATGACGGCGCGTGACCTGCAGGCGGAGGCCAAAGAGCGGCGCCATCCCTGGTCGGTGGCGAAGGGGTTTGACACGTTCGCTCCCCTGGGGCCCATCCAGCCCGCGGAGGCTGTGGACGATGTGCAGGACCTGACCCTCCGACTGACGGTGAACGACGAGACGCGTCAGGAGGCCAGTACCCGACACCAGATCTTTCCGGTACGGGAGCTCGTCCACTACTGCTCCCGCATTTTTACCCTGTCGCCGGGGGACCTGCTATACACCGGCACCCCGTCTGGGGTGGGGCCTGTGCAGGACGGCGATCGGCTGCACGCCTCCGCGACGGGGCTCGACCCCCTGAGCGTATCGGTCGGGCGGTCCGGGTGA
- a CDS encoding LapA family protein: MRLGLLFSLILAIFAVVFALQNPQTMDVNLLFFQTQGSTALILILTFGFGVLVGLLSTLPKQLRTRRKLKELQKEQERSTSSSSAKTPPSSPTSSRSSGTGSDSE, translated from the coding sequence ATGCGTCTCGGCCTCCTCTTTTCACTGATCCTCGCGATCTTTGCGGTGGTCTTTGCACTGCAGAACCCGCAGACAATGGACGTCAATCTTCTCTTCTTCCAGACCCAGGGATCCACCGCCCTCATCCTGATCCTGACCTTCGGGTTCGGCGTGCTGGTTGGCCTGCTGAGCACCCTTCCCAAGCAGCTGCGCACCCGCCGCAAGCTGAAGGAGCTCCAGAAGGAACAGGAACGCTCGACGTCCAGCTCGTCGGCGAAAACGCCCCCCTCCTCCCCCACGAGCTCGCGGTCGAGCGGGACCGGATCTGACTCCGAGTAG
- a CDS encoding threonine aldolase family protein, with protein sequence MSPIDLRSDTVTRPSEGMRSAMYEAEVGDDVYGEDPTVNRLQERVADRLGKEAALFVPSGTMANQICLHVLTTPGEEVILERGSHVFNYETGAAGLLSGVQLHPLPGTRGRLKPSQVEAAVRPEADVMPRTRVLSIENTANKAGGVVYSLDRVQALAAVAREHDLAVHLDGARLWNAAAALEVAEERLAAPADITWVALSKGLGAPVGSVVAGSAPLIDEARRTRKQFGGGMRQAGLLAAAGLYALDHHRPNLARDHEKARRLANGIAECPPFSIDPAMVDTNIVMFGVPGDTAEEVVTHLRDQGVLVKAFGPSTIRATTHRDVSMEAVEQAVDVLHAYADRAPVPTS encoded by the coding sequence ATGTCCCCCATCGATCTTCGGAGCGATACCGTCACGCGCCCCTCGGAGGGCATGCGCTCGGCCATGTACGAGGCCGAGGTCGGCGACGATGTCTACGGTGAGGACCCGACCGTGAACCGACTCCAGGAGCGGGTGGCGGATCGGTTGGGAAAAGAGGCGGCGCTGTTTGTCCCGTCCGGCACGATGGCGAACCAGATCTGCCTCCACGTCCTCACCACCCCGGGGGAGGAGGTAATTCTCGAGCGTGGAAGCCATGTCTTCAACTACGAGACCGGAGCGGCCGGGCTCCTCTCGGGCGTTCAGCTGCACCCGCTCCCGGGCACCCGCGGCCGACTCAAGCCCTCTCAGGTAGAGGCGGCCGTGCGCCCGGAAGCGGACGTGATGCCCCGAACCCGGGTCCTGTCGATCGAAAACACCGCCAACAAGGCGGGCGGGGTGGTGTACTCGCTGGACCGGGTTCAGGCCCTCGCGGCGGTGGCCCGCGAGCACGACCTCGCGGTGCACCTGGACGGGGCGCGGCTCTGGAACGCGGCCGCCGCCCTCGAAGTGGCGGAGGAGAGGCTGGCCGCCCCTGCCGACATCACCTGGGTCGCCCTGTCGAAGGGACTGGGCGCACCGGTCGGCTCGGTCGTGGCCGGATCAGCGCCCCTCATCGACGAGGCCCGCCGGACGCGGAAGCAGTTCGGGGGCGGCATGCGGCAGGCCGGTCTCCTCGCTGCGGCCGGGCTCTACGCCCTCGACCATCACCGTCCCAACCTGGCCCGGGACCACGAAAAGGCCCGGCGGCTCGCGAACGGGATCGCCGAGTGCCCGCCGTTCTCCATCGACCCCGCAATGGTAGACACCAATATCGTGATGTTCGGGGTCCCCGGCGACACCGCCGAAGAGGTCGTGACGCACCTTCGCGACCAGGGCGTTCTGGTGAAGGCCTTCGGGCCGTCCACCATTCGCGCAACCACCCACCGCGATGTCTCGATGGAGGCCGTTGAGCAGGCGGTGGACGTGCTCCACGCCTACGCCGACCGGGCCCCCGTGCCCACGTCGTGA
- a CDS encoding S66 peptidase family protein → MLRRPPPLSPGAPIAVVAPASPPRSAETYQAGLDRLRTTYDVRQAWTAGPERGYLAAPDAERVAALHRAISDPEIHAIVCVRGGYGCLRLLPEIDWALARQHPTLLVGYSDVTALHLAFYTKANWAGLSAPVVTEWPRADDATLASFRGWAAGQTPGFVEAFDASPTALVPGTAVGPLLGGNVAVLTRLLGTPFAPGFEGAILVLEEVAEAPYRVDRMFTHLQQAGVLDAVAGVVLGTFTTGPSGSDTPTQSLEEVFRDHLADRPYPVVQGLPYGHHLPRCSLPIGVPVRLHATSAHVSLAAQAPLVDL, encoded by the coding sequence GTGTTGCGTCGCCCCCCGCCGCTTTCGCCCGGTGCCCCCATTGCGGTCGTGGCGCCGGCCAGCCCGCCGCGCTCCGCGGAGACCTACCAGGCCGGACTGGACCGTCTCCGCACCACCTACGACGTCCGGCAGGCCTGGACGGCCGGCCCGGAACGAGGCTACCTCGCCGCCCCGGATGCCGAGCGCGTCGCTGCCCTTCATCGTGCCATATCAGACCCAGAAATTCACGCCATCGTGTGCGTCCGGGGCGGGTATGGGTGCCTCCGCCTTCTGCCCGAGATCGACTGGGCCCTCGCCCGCCAACACCCCACCCTGCTGGTGGGCTACAGCGACGTGACGGCCCTTCACCTCGCGTTCTACACGAAGGCAAACTGGGCGGGGCTCTCCGCCCCCGTGGTCACCGAGTGGCCCCGGGCCGACGACGCCACCCTCGCCTCGTTTCGGGGCTGGGCCGCAGGCCAAACGCCGGGCTTCGTGGAGGCGTTCGACGCCTCCCCGACCGCCCTCGTGCCCGGAACGGCGGTCGGGCCGCTGCTCGGCGGCAACGTGGCGGTCCTGACGCGCCTTCTGGGCACCCCGTTCGCCCCCGGCTTTGAGGGGGCCATCCTCGTGCTTGAAGAAGTGGCGGAGGCCCCATACCGGGTCGACCGCATGTTCACCCACCTCCAGCAGGCCGGCGTCCTGGATGCCGTGGCCGGCGTCGTCCTCGGCACCTTTACGACGGGGCCCTCAGGTTCCGACACCCCCACACAGTCCCTCGAAGAGGTGTTTCGGGACCACCTGGCCGACCGCCCCTACCCCGTCGTGCAGGGCCTGCCCTACGGCCACCACCTGCCTCGCTGCTCCCTCCCAATTGGCGTTCCGGTACGGCTGCACGCCACGTCCGCCCACGTTTCGCTCGCCGCGCAGGCCCCCCTCGTGGATCTGTAA
- the greA gene encoding transcription elongation factor GreA, with the protein MADDETVYMTEEGLEELKEELHQLKTEERSRIADEIAEARAKGDLSENAEYDAAKEEQGKLEARIKQIEDTIARARIVDESTVDDSKAYILSDVTVENLDTGDEQTFTLVSEEEANISENKISVDSPIGEGLLAQEEGDEVSIDVPAGTVHFKIKDISR; encoded by the coding sequence ATGGCTGACGACGAGACCGTTTACATGACCGAGGAGGGCCTCGAGGAATTGAAGGAGGAGCTCCACCAGCTCAAGACGGAGGAGCGCTCCCGCATCGCCGACGAAATCGCCGAGGCCCGGGCCAAGGGCGACCTGTCCGAAAACGCCGAGTACGACGCCGCGAAGGAGGAGCAGGGAAAGCTCGAGGCCCGCATCAAGCAAATCGAAGACACCATCGCGCGGGCCCGCATCGTGGACGAGTCCACCGTCGACGACAGCAAAGCCTACATCCTGTCCGACGTGACCGTCGAGAACCTAGACACCGGTGACGAACAGACGTTCACGCTCGTCTCGGAGGAAGAGGCCAACATTTCCGAAAATAAGATCTCCGTGGACAGCCCCATCGGCGAAGGCCTGCTGGCCCAGGAAGAGGGCGACGAGGTCTCCATCGACGTGCCGGCCGGCACCGTCCACTTCAAGATCAAAGACATTTCCCGATAG
- a CDS encoding glycosyltransferase, producing the protein MTTELSPLVLVLPLAFVHAGLWGIVVLNLVYLWRQSPSATDPPPSLSVCIPARNEADNLRRLLPTLANQEYPDLEVLVWDDGSEDDTWAVLSAAEGSRLTPLRGDDPPPGWVGKVHALHQCTRRASGECYLFLDADAELRRPDALRRLVARHRGSRTQVSSGFPQLRGAALLLVSLVPHALLTSLPWPLVPRTQLPALSALNGQCWLVDRDVYHRHEPHAQVKDAVLEDVAIGRYLKQQGHPPTLLDVQDLVAVHMYDGLAEAWRGFRKNAYLLLGGTPGRFAVMYGGFLLSWLVAPLLSIWFLVSLYGLKLVTDRSSGMPLLVTILAPLSYLLGLILQFDSAVHHWSDTVRWKGRSVPSSARDEA; encoded by the coding sequence ATGACGACTGAGCTCAGTCCCCTGGTTTTGGTTCTGCCCCTCGCGTTCGTTCACGCCGGGCTCTGGGGCATTGTAGTGCTAAACCTCGTGTACCTGTGGCGCCAATCCCCGAGTGCGACCGACCCGCCCCCGTCGCTCTCGGTCTGCATTCCGGCCCGCAATGAGGCCGACAACCTGCGGCGACTGCTGCCCACCCTGGCGAACCAGGAGTACCCCGACCTTGAGGTTCTCGTCTGGGATGATGGGTCGGAAGACGACACGTGGGCGGTGCTCTCGGCCGCCGAGGGCTCTCGTCTTACGCCGCTCCGCGGGGACGACCCGCCGCCCGGATGGGTCGGCAAGGTGCACGCCCTGCACCAGTGCACGCGCCGGGCCTCGGGGGAATGTTACCTGTTCCTCGACGCCGACGCGGAGCTGCGCCGCCCCGATGCCCTCCGCCGATTGGTGGCCCGGCACCGGGGCAGCCGAACGCAGGTGTCGTCCGGGTTCCCGCAACTACGGGGCGCCGCCCTGCTTCTCGTCAGCCTCGTCCCCCACGCCCTTCTTACCAGCCTGCCCTGGCCCCTCGTGCCCCGGACCCAACTGCCGGCGCTGAGCGCCCTCAACGGACAGTGCTGGCTGGTAGACCGTGACGTGTACCACCGTCACGAGCCCCACGCGCAGGTGAAGGATGCAGTGCTCGAAGACGTCGCCATCGGGCGGTACCTGAAGCAGCAGGGCCACCCCCCCACGTTGCTCGACGTGCAGGACCTCGTGGCCGTCCACATGTACGACGGACTGGCGGAGGCCTGGCGTGGGTTTCGGAAAAACGCATACCTGTTGCTCGGCGGCACCCCGGGGCGCTTCGCGGTCATGTACGGGGGATTTCTCCTGAGCTGGCTGGTCGCCCCGCTCCTCTCAATCTGGTTTCTCGTGTCCCTGTACGGGCTCAAATTGGTCACCGACCGGTCCAGCGGCATGCCCCTCCTGGTCACCATACTCGCCCCCCTTTCCTACCTTCTCGGATTGATCCTGCAGTTCGACTCGGCGGTGCACCACTGGAGCGACACGGTGCGGTGGAAGGGCCGCTCCGTTCCGAGCTCTGCCCGGGATGAGGCATAG
- the rplU gene encoding 50S ribosomal protein L21, with protein sequence MYAVVDVKDKQFKVQEGDTLYVPYHSDATAGQELTLDRVLLVSDGDGDVTLGTPTVADATATARVLEHVKGDKVIVFKKKRRKRYRVKRGHRQQYTQIEIESLNATGAASSDGEEAAETSDAEADADAEAEPAEA encoded by the coding sequence ATGTACGCAGTTGTTGACGTTAAAGACAAACAGTTCAAGGTCCAGGAGGGCGACACCTTGTATGTCCCCTACCATTCGGACGCGACCGCCGGCCAGGAGTTGACCCTGGATCGGGTGCTTCTCGTGTCCGACGGCGACGGGGATGTCACCCTCGGGACACCAACCGTTGCGGACGCCACCGCCACCGCCCGCGTGCTGGAGCACGTAAAGGGCGACAAGGTCATCGTGTTCAAGAAGAAACGGCGCAAACGGTACCGCGTTAAGCGAGGACACCGGCAGCAGTACACCCAGATTGAGATTGAGTCGTTGAACGCGACCGGCGCCGCGTCCTCCGACGGCGAAGAGGCTGCCGAAACGTCGGACGCGGAGGCCGATGCGGACGCGGAGGCCGAACCGGCCGAGGCGTAA
- a CDS encoding M90 family metallopeptidase, translated as MRIVRRSSILTTGLLALLLGGGGAVVGHEATPVGPALGLLPAVVVLAVGLRRPWRRWRVAQTDLVPEHGRWLRDRVPLYQKLDAAGRVRFGRDVQFVLDEYSFEGVQGVTVTDALRLSVAAGIATLLHGRPAWELPGSRSVLFYPDRFDETYHGNITARYDGMAHQQGPVILTVAAVRRSWEHPGDGNNVVLHELAHLFDLDNEGADGVPSLVDPGSAPDWQALVRAEMRRIRQGRSLLRPYGAEAPSEFFAVAVEHFFEQPAPMARQHGELFRALVSFFRIDPRTGTTGDAAVGAEMQPGPT; from the coding sequence ATGCGCATTGTCCGACGCTCCTCCATACTCACGACGGGGCTTCTGGCCCTGCTCCTCGGCGGTGGAGGGGCGGTGGTCGGGCACGAGGCCACCCCGGTGGGGCCTGCGCTGGGCCTCCTCCCGGCGGTCGTGGTGCTGGCGGTGGGGCTCCGTCGTCCCTGGCGGCGCTGGCGGGTGGCCCAGACGGACCTCGTCCCCGAGCACGGCCGATGGCTTCGTGACCGAGTCCCCCTCTACCAAAAACTGGACGCGGCGGGCCGGGTCCGGTTTGGGCGCGATGTGCAGTTTGTCCTTGACGAGTATTCCTTCGAAGGGGTCCAGGGGGTGACGGTGACCGATGCGCTGCGGCTCAGCGTCGCCGCGGGCATCGCCACGCTGCTGCACGGGCGGCCCGCCTGGGAGCTCCCGGGGAGCCGATCGGTGCTGTTCTACCCGGATCGGTTCGACGAGACCTATCACGGAAACATCACGGCCCGCTACGACGGCATGGCCCATCAGCAGGGCCCCGTCATTCTCACGGTTGCCGCGGTGCGGCGCAGCTGGGAGCACCCGGGCGATGGCAACAACGTGGTCCTTCACGAGCTGGCCCACCTCTTCGACCTTGACAACGAGGGGGCGGACGGGGTGCCCTCCCTCGTCGATCCGGGGTCGGCCCCCGACTGGCAGGCGCTGGTGCGGGCGGAGATGCGACGGATTCGGCAGGGGCGATCCTTGCTGCGGCCGTACGGGGCGGAGGCCCCCTCGGAGTTCTTTGCCGTGGCGGTGGAGCATTTCTTCGAGCAGCCGGCCCCGATGGCCCGCCAGCACGGCGAGCTCTTCCGCGCCCTGGTCTCGTTCTTTCGCATTGATCCCCGCACCGGCACGACGGGCGACGCGGCGGTGGGGGCCGAGATGCAGCCGGGCCCTACGTGA
- a CDS encoding aminotransferase class V-fold PLP-dependent enzyme → MSTPPIPSAYRFPDEPDAVEFRSFTHGLQPQRVPHMMEQFTEDWRQRGVDAWNEVPNHWRPDADETVGWWTLPTYLGDEFVAPLLGAPPETCILQPSVHWTVQCLLSSPEGAARGTEVVVPETAFPSVLHSVQRWSDLRDLTPHVVAPTGDHRVDRSALLDAIGPDTALVALSHVGFTTGACLPDSFLQSVAERARRHDALFLLDGYHAAATRPIDVTQLGCDLYVGGLLKEASGSAGNTFLYLRDGLELTPRLTGWFGNAAPFEFRTEPSPHPDVRRRFLGGTTPVAPMYHAVEGVRLLLDLGLEAVRDHSLALTDRAIERADALDIPLRSPRAPSERSAMVLLEVPEAERLAAHLKQQHVYSDSRRNEVLRMAPFVWNTRDEIDRAFHLIGDALDTGAYRSRSVDAAGPVT, encoded by the coding sequence ATGTCGACCCCACCCATTCCCTCCGCGTACCGCTTCCCGGACGAGCCCGACGCGGTGGAGTTTCGGTCCTTTACCCACGGCCTGCAGCCCCAGCGGGTGCCCCACATGATGGAGCAGTTTACGGAGGACTGGCGCCAGCGTGGGGTGGACGCCTGGAACGAGGTCCCCAACCACTGGCGCCCCGACGCGGACGAGACGGTTGGCTGGTGGACACTGCCGACCTACCTCGGCGACGAATTCGTCGCTCCCCTGCTGGGCGCACCGCCAGAAACCTGCATTCTGCAGCCGAGCGTGCACTGGACGGTCCAATGCCTCCTCTCTAGCCCCGAGGGGGCCGCCCGCGGGACCGAAGTGGTCGTTCCCGAGACCGCCTTTCCCTCCGTCCTGCACAGCGTGCAGCGGTGGAGTGACCTCCGCGACCTCACCCCACACGTCGTTGCGCCCACCGGCGACCACCGCGTCGACCGCTCGGCTCTGCTCGACGCCATCGGCCCCGACACCGCCCTCGTGGCCCTCAGCCACGTCGGGTTCACGACCGGGGCCTGCCTCCCGGATTCGTTTCTGCAATCGGTTGCGGAACGTGCCCGACGCCACGACGCGCTGTTTCTGCTGGACGGCTACCACGCCGCCGCCACCCGCCCGATCGACGTGACGCAGCTCGGCTGTGACCTCTACGTCGGGGGCCTGCTGAAGGAGGCGTCCGGCTCGGCGGGAAACACGTTTCTGTACCTCCGGGACGGATTGGAGCTTACCCCGCGGCTCACCGGCTGGTTCGGGAACGCGGCGCCCTTCGAGTTTCGCACCGAGCCGAGCCCGCACCCCGACGTGCGCCGTCGGTTTTTGGGGGGGACCACCCCCGTGGCCCCCATGTACCACGCCGTCGAGGGCGTTCGGCTGCTGCTCGACCTGGGGCTGGAGGCCGTCCGTGACCACTCGCTTGCGCTGACCGACCGTGCCATCGAGCGGGCCGACGCCCTCGACATCCCGCTGCGCTCCCCCCGCGCCCCCAGCGAACGGAGCGCGATGGTGCTTTTGGAAGTGCCGGAGGCCGAGCGCCTCGCGGCCCACCTCAAGCAGCAGCACGTCTACAGCGACAGTCGCCGCAACGAGGTTCTCCGCATGGCCCCGTTCGTCTGGAATACTCGGGACGAGATCGACCGGGCCTTCCACCTAATCGGCGACGCCCTCGACACGGGCGCCTACCGCTCCCGCTCCGTAGACGCGGCCGGCCCCGTCACGTAG
- the rpmA gene encoding 50S ribosomal protein L27 — protein sequence MAHKKAMGSTENTRDSNPSYLGVKSYGGEHVHAGSIIVRQRGTKFHPGHNVGRGSDDTLFAKDHGVVKFARSGGDRKYVHVVPEEA from the coding sequence ATGGCACACAAAAAAGCCATGGGGTCAACGGAAAACACCCGTGACTCCAATCCCAGCTATCTTGGCGTAAAGTCGTACGGTGGCGAGCACGTGCACGCGGGCAGCATCATTGTGCGCCAGCGCGGCACCAAGTTCCACCCCGGCCACAATGTGGGCCGCGGCAGCGACGATACGCTTTTCGCGAAGGACCACGGCGTCGTCAAGTTCGCCCGGAGTGGCGGCGACCGCAAGTACGTTCATGTGGTTCCGGAGGAGGCGTAG